The Brassica napus cultivar Da-Ae chromosome C7, Da-Ae, whole genome shotgun sequence genomic interval TTTGGAGCATTAATTTTACAGATACCTCAAAGTTAGGATCTTGAGAGACAAGCTGTTGGAGATCTTTAGCCAGTTTGATATGGTTTCTTATATAGCTCTTCAAGGTCTCAGCTCCATATAGCCTTAAAACCATCCATAGTTTCAATGATCTgttcaaaacacacacaaaagtcTCAGAATATTGTACACAGTATGCAGATGCTCCCTGCAAAACTTTAAATGTAACCTGAATCTTCTTCCGAGAGGGATTTGCCAATCTTTGTAGTCAACAACCAAGTTTGCTTGAGAAGCCTGccaaaaaacacacacacacacaaaaaaagttGATAAATAATTAAGACTAGTAAGATTTGAATTAAGAGATCAAAAATAATTCCATACCTTGTTTTTGAGAAACTCTGGATTTGTTGAAAGAGCTTCAGTGAGAGCATACCGATCCTGTGTGTTTTTATCACAACTTTAGTTTTTCAGTAAGCAACGAGAAGAAAGTAATAGGGAATATTGTACCTTCACCCAAAGAAGGGAACAATCGAAGTTGGTGAGGAACCATTTGTGAGCATTCATGTTAAAAGAATCTGCAGTTTCTACTCCATCAATGTACTGCCTATACTCTGGACATATACAAGCACTTCCAGCGTACGCTGCATCCACGTGAAACCACATCTCATTGCTCTGAGAATGTAGTCAAGAGAAACAGCATCAGTTTCTATGCTATAAGTTCTTTATGAAGCTTGTCAGAAAATAGATAACCTTTGCGATCTTTCCCAGTGCTGCTAGTGGATCAACTGCTGTTGAAGAAGTTGTTCCAAcctgcaaataaaaaaaaagaattttcagaaaaaaaagtaTGCTTCAGATGGTAAGTACGTAACAGGTTAGCTAGTGCTTCTTACAGTGGCACATAAGAAGAATGGAATCGATCCAGCTTCAAGATCCTTAGAAACAGCTTCTTGAAGCGATTCTGGACGCAGGGCATAATTTGTAGAGGAATCTGTTTTCAGCATTCTGCAATTCTCTAGATGTATTCCGGCTATCTGTCGAGAAAAACAAAACCCAGCAGAACcaaatttagtttcttttaacaAAACTTTCTTTGAACACAACTGCAAAAACATCACCTGGCAAGCTTTCAGTAAAGAAGAATGTGTCTGGTCAGAGGAGTAGACAACGAGCTTCTCAAGCGCCTTCTTGCCAAGGCTTCTTAAGACCTTGTCGCGGGCAGCAATCATAACAACAAGAATAGCTTCACTAGCTGTCCCTTGGATGACTCCACCTCCATTTCCTACAACAAGACAACTTAAGCTAAGTAGTTCTTAATCGAAAAAAGATTATTCAGACAAATATAAAACCTTTGGATAGAAACTGCTCTGGCAGGTTGAGAAGTTTGGCAAACCAATCAAGAACGATCATCTCGAGCTCAGTGGCAGCTGGAGAAGAAACCCAACTAAAACCAACAATATTAAGAGCAGCACTCAACATCTCACCCAAGAACCCTGCAACGCTGCTGTTAGCAGGGTAATACGCAAAGAAGCTAGGGCTTTGCCAATGCGTTACTCCAGGTAATATCTTCTCCTTCacatctgcaaaaaaaaaaaaaaaaaaaaaactcatatcaGAAACGGTCCAAAAAAATAGGAAGTGGGTATTGAGTTAATTCACCATCAAGAACTTGCTCCAGCGTTTCAGGTTGTTCTGGTGCTGACTCAGGCAAAAGATTATGAAGATAACCAGGCTGTCTCAGAGACAAGTAAAATATCAACATTGTGAATAAACTAAGAGAGATTCAAACACAAAACTTTGACAAATCCTAACAATGTCAATTTGGTTAAACCCTCACATGGATAAATATAGCAACTTTCAAGCAAAGTATGCAACTTTTTTCAGAGCCTAACAGATTGAATAAAACCCACTTCAAATTGAAAAGAAAGTGGACCTGAACTTGGCTAAGCACAGGGAAATTCTCGATGGTTTTGTAATAATCGGCAATGAAATCGACCATTCGATGTCCGTACTCTCTCAGTTGCTCTGAGTCCATCGGCTTCAACGCGTTGTTGCTTCTACCATTTTCCCTGTTTCCAttcaattaaaaagaaaatggatTACTCATACAAAAAGGGGCTCCCAAATTTACAAGAACATACATACATCTTTTGTAGTTTACGTCTCAGGACAGGAGCTTTCTGAAATCTGAATGGTTTGGGTTCAGCCTGCCTAGATATTTCTTATTTACAggataccaaaatattttacaaacttTAATAAAAGAGAAATTAAGGCAACGTGTTTacattaactatttttatgtcacttttaatgaagactaaaaatatttataccccggtgataactaataaaaaattactACAAATATCACATTGATAGtatcatttttcatatttac includes:
- the LOC106387342 gene encoding phenylacetaldehyde synthase-like; protein product: MENGRSNNALKPMDSEQLREYGHRMVDFIADYYKTIENFPVLSQVQPGYLHNLLPESAPEQPETLEQVLDDVKEKILPGVTHWQSPSFFAYYPANSSVAGFLGEMLSAALNIVGFSWVSSPAATELEMIVLDWFAKLLNLPEQFLSKGNGGGVIQGTASEAILVVMIAARDKVLRSLGKKALEKLVVYSSDQTHSSLLKACQIAGIHLENCRMLKTDSSTNYALRPESLQEAVSKDLEAGSIPFFLCATVGTTSSTAVDPLAALGKIAKSNEMWFHVDAAYAGSACICPEYRQYIDGVETADSFNMNAHKWFLTNFDCSLLWVKDRYALTEALSTNPEFLKNKASQANLVVDYKDWQIPLGRRFRSLKLWMVLRLYGAETLKSYIRNHIKLAKDLQQLVSQDPNFEVVTPRIFSLVCFRIAAVDNDDEKTCNNLNRSLLDAVNSSGKLFISHTSLSGKFVLRLAIGAPLTEEKHVMDAWKVIQEEASFLLASQVK